In the Fusarium falciforme chromosome 6, complete sequence genome, ACCTCCTTCAAACCCTCGGGGGGCTCCACTGAATCACTCATGGCCACATTCAAAGTCTCGATTCGTCTTGGTGTTCGATTCGGTCAACCGCTTGCCAATCTCAAAACGAGGTGAAGTGACTTTGATTGTGCCAGTGATGATTGTCGGGAAACAGAAATGGGGAAGTTTGAAGCGCCAACTCTCGAATGCTCAACTCATTCCTTACCCCGCCGTCGGCCAGGGCCAGCCTCATCATGATCCCCCTCGCGCCTCTACCTATACGCGCGTTGCGCCTCGGGTTTCGTATACCTTACCCAAAGCAACCAAGCCGAGCCCCCATAATCACCCCACACGCTATGAATCCTTGCTATTGTGGGGTTTATTAGTCTACCGCCGGAAGAATCGCCGCCGGCTGGTTTCTCCCGACGGCCGAAATCTCTACCGAAGGGGTCGTCAGGCGTCAGGGGAAGATGCGATCTTTCTGGGCCGGCAACGACAGCGGGGTATCTATCTTGGCGGCTTAGAAACTAGCTGTCAGGCTTGGAGCGTTAGGTAGCTGATTTTCGTAACCATCTCGACAGGCACTTGGAAGTATTGCAATCTCTTGCCTGGCATTCAATGTTGAACTCAATCAGTAAATTGATATCCGGGCTCTTAAAGTGTGGGTAGTTTAGAAACGTGAGAACAATGCTGGAATTCCTTATACGTATATTCAATACCTAGGGACGGTGTGTGAAGGAGCACCTTACTGAGCCGATGGCTCTTCTAAAGATGAGGACGGAGGTGTGTGCCAGATGAAGCATAGGCTCCCGTTAGGCCTTGACTGCATCTTGTAAGCCCATTTCCAGCTTGGTGAATCAACCCAGCAGGATGAAAGATGATGAACTAACCTTGACTGTGGGTAGGAAAGGGAGCTAGTTAGAAGGACTGGCCGGTGGTCTTAAGCttgaaaattatataaagaacaGGGATAGCCTGTCctgttaaaaaaaaaacatcaTCTCAGCAAGAGTCcgacaccaacaaccaacaacctgCCTTGGCTTACTCGAACAATTATTGTCACCGCCATCATTCGCAATGACCCCGTTTCTCACTGCCTTGGCTATTGGCACCCTAGTCAGTCTGGCTCAGGCCGTCCCATCAACCTCTACAGCAATACCGGCTGCTCCGGGTCCAGAGCCCATTCAGGTTGTTGAGCTTCCTTTGCCACCCGTCGCCGACAAGACACCGGGCGCTTGCACTTCCGAGATCAATCCCAGTGGCACAGGATGCATCAACAGAGCTGTTGGAGAATTCCAAGCTGGCGACTTCACCCCGGATGGCAACCACGTCATCGTCAATGTCGAGTTCGTTGGTGCGCCAGCTGGTATTGCAAGCATCTACGACGGAGAGCACGCTATTCTTGTCAAAGCAAACGGCAAAACGTTCCCAAACGGAGACCCTTGGAAGTGCCTAACCTGCGGTGTGCCAGCTCAGAATGCGCAAGGCCTCTACCCCGAGTTCGACTATCCCCACGTGTTTCGAAGCGGCACCAAGGCTTTATGGGGCCACAACATCATCGAGTGTGACGCCAAACTGGAGAGCGAGCAGTGCACGTCTGAGAACACCCGCATCTACCCCCTCTACTGGCCCAACAGAGCTGATGGTTCGGGCATCGGTGGAACGCCTCGTGAGCTGCGAATTCACCCTGATGATGTCCATATCGGGTTCAGCTCGTTTACGGCCCAAGGCGGTCAGCTTTCTTTCATCGGTCGTCTCAAATTTAATCCCAAGCCTACAACCGGAGACCCCCTTGTCCCTCGATACGACATCGTCAACGTTAACATACTTGTTGACCCGAAAGGCACGGGTCGCTACTCATCTTCCGGCTCAAAGCTACAAATTCATGCTGATGCCATTGCCGTGGCAGAGCTGCGAGGCTTCAGCGGAGCAGGCGATGAGGTTTTATACATTGCACCGAGTGTTGAGGCCAATAACATGGATGTATTTGCAACACATCTGCAGACCGGTATCACCCGTCGACTGACGAATCACCCCGAATATGTCGACCCTATCGCCTTTTCTGCCGATAACCAGtggatcatcatcatggataCCCGGGGATCGAACCGTTTGATGTGGTCAGGCGGCATGCGTGGGATCCCCCCTCTCGCCGACCTGGTGACGGCTGGCGCGCTGGCTGCTGCGCGCAACAACCGCAAACGTCGCTTCTTTCAGCCGATCCTTCTTGACCGCCATGGTGACCGCGGCTCGTACTTCGGCCAGCGAGTCAATCCCAACGAGTCTCAAGCGGGCAGCATCGGCGACCCCAACTGGAACGGCCGAGCCGATCCTGCATTCAGTCCGGATGGCACCAAGATTGTGTACTGGCAGGACCTTGTTGTGAGCCCCGCGTGCGGTGGTTCTAACCCCCTTCCATGCCCGGTCTCGACAGCTCAAGGCCGTCGCGAATATCGATTGATCCTCGCAAAACTCAAGAGCCGGAGCCCGAAGAAGCCAGCTCCGGTCTTCAAGGTCAGCGACCAAATTCCCTGGGCTACACCATACAATCCCGGTGACGCTTATCCCAAACCCCACGCCTTGAAAGCCGGCGACTACACGCTTGACGGCAAGGTCTCTGGAAGTGCAGAGGTTTCTCTCGCCGTAGATGATACCGGGCGCATCATCAACGTGGTCGCCAACTACACCAACTACTCAGACTACAAAGAGTACATCGTCAACGGTTCTGaaaacatcaccaacacatTCCATCCGGACAACTCTTGGATCAATGATATCCATTGGTACTCTGACCTTGTTGGGACCGGCGCTGAAGAGGCCACCAAGAAGACAACCAAGAATGGATTCCATCTTCAGATCGAGATCACGGTCAATGACTTTCAGGCTGATGGAAAGCTTATCACGACTATCGACGGGATATCATATGAACCACCGGCGAATGGGACTTAGTTGGAATAGATTTGGCCGATCTGGCAGTGCTGACTGGTACTGTAAGTGAAGGCTTCACACTTCCGCCGGCCATCCTGGCTTGACTTCGCAGTTGGCGACCAATTCGACTTTCCTCAATGCCTAAAATTGTGTAAATTGGATTATATGCCTTAGTTGATTTCGTTTAAATCGACGCTTCGGATGCGGACAAATAAACCGAAGTCAGAGAAAGTGACGCGGGACAATAATAGACTGACTCAGTTGCTAATACGTCATGATATACGCCAAACTGCGTCTGAGGTGTGCAGCGGAACAACTATCGGGCTGAATTCGTCCGCGCAGAGTTCGCCTCATGCTGAGTCCTGCAGCATCGGGCGAATTTGGGCGGAAGACTAATCATTCTCTTCATGGGGCGTAGTTCAAGTACCCTTTACAATCCTTTGAGAGAGCTGTTTCTGGATGTGCCAACCAATTTTAGTAGAGAACGGCAAAAGTTATAGCATACATGAATACGACCCTGCAAAGAACTTTGTTATAAGTTgtccctcttctccatcactcATCCCCAATCTAGTCTCCAAGATTGACACCATGACGACACGCAATATAAACCCGATCATACCGGGCTTTGCGCCTGATCCGTCTATCGTCAGTGTTTCGGGCTGGTACTTCCTCGTCACATCCTCTTTCCACTTGTTTCCAGGACTGCCCGTCTACGCTTCCAAGGATCTTGTGTCATGGAGGCATATCGGTGAGTGTCAGGCCATCCTTGCGTCCGCCTCTGTTTTTGACTAAGCCAATGTTGTATAGGAAACGCCATCAACAGAAGTGATCAACTCAAGCTTTCGAAGTCGGCGACCAGACTCAACGTTCCCAGTGCCTCATCAGGAGGCAAAGTGCGGCCTGCCACCGCTGGCCTCTTCGCCCCAACCATGAGGCATCACGCGAGCACATTCTACATTGTTTGCACCAATGCCCTCTTCGACAAGGAACGAGGTGTGGTGGATAAGCGGAACTTCATTATATCCACCACAGACATCTGGTCAAGCAGCTGGAGCAACCCTGTGTACTTTGACTTCGTAGGTATCGACCCGGACATCTTCTTCGACGAGAGTGGAAAGATATATATCACAGGCTCCGCAACCCCGGGCCCCTGGACGCGGATCAATTGCTTCCAGATTGACATCGAAACCGGCACACGGTTGTCGGAAGAACAGACGATCTGGACCGGCACCGGAGGCGTTTACCCTGAAGGACCGCACATCTACAAACGCAAGGGGTGGTATTATCTTCTTATCGCAGAGGGGGGGACGCACCTTAACCACATGATCACCATGGCTCGATCCAGAACCATCTGGGGGCCTTATGAGTCGTGTCCCGACAACCCCATTTTGACTGCATCCGGCACCGGCGAGTATGTGCAACACACCGGTCATGGTGACCTTTTTGAGGATCATAACGGCCAGTGGTGGGTTGTCTGCCTGGCCGTACGCAAGGACGGAGATGGCAGGTTTGCCATGAGCAGGGAGACATTCTTGACGTCCGCCGAGTGGGTCAGCGAATGGCCCTCGGTTCAGCCTGTCAAGCTTCTCTTCGAAGCCATGTCCACACTAAATGACAATGCGGAACTCTCTGCGGCGCCCTGTGTTGACTATGTTTACATCCGAGATGCCAACTTGAGTAACTACCAGTTCAGCGAAGCCGGCTACAACATCACCCTTACGGCGTCATCTGTCGACCTGACGGACCCCGAAGCGTCTCCCACATTCGTTGGGAAGAGGCAAAGAGCGCTAGCTGGAAAATGCAGCGCATCGATTGCAGGCATCTGCGGCCCCTGGGCATCAACTGGGCTGAAATGCGGTCTAGCTTATTACAAAGATGAGCATCGATACTTCCGCATCTTCTTCGACGCATCGGACTCCTCAATCGGCTTCGAGGAGAAGAATACTGCCCAAGGAATTCACAAGACAGCCCGACAGAAACTCGAGGAGACGCCCGATCTCGTTTCATTGCTGATGGCCTACACGGAGCAGGAGTTCCGGTTGATGTATACTACGGCGTCTGGACCGGGTAGAGCTTGGACAAGGCTCGCGGCAGTGGACACTTTGGACATGACAGATCCGGATTTTGTTGGCCCAGTCATTGGTATTTTCGCAGTTTCTGACTCGGAGGGACCAAATGTTGATTTCAAAGAGTTCCAATGCAACTCGGAACTGCAATAGAACGATTAGGGACAAGAGTAGATAACATTCTTCACCCTTGGCCTGTGAGGGCTGAATTTAAATACGAACTGATATCCATAATTCTCCTCGGCCAGAATAGATGGGTCCTTCTGAATTGCTGGTAGGGTTTCGCCGTCCGGACAGCTGCCCGAGATGTTGGTGGTATTTCGGAGGAGAGTGCAACGTATATGTTTAGCTGTGAATTGGATAAGCAGCAAAATTAGGAAACGGACCGCCATTACGAAGAATTGACCCGGATCCCACCTCCGTCTATCTCACGAAAGCATCACTGTAAAATGCTCTAAACTAGCTTTTGCCACGCTTGTAGAACCTTGGCCGGGCTCTTAGAGCCTCTCCCCGctgccttatataatattatgcgCCCTCAGGTCTCCGATCTCGCCTGAAAATCCCCTTCTGGCTCCTGTGCACTGGGAATATTGCAGAGTTGGTTTAGGAATCTGCAAATTTCCACATAGTTTGAACTAGAGCCCTGCATAGGGCTGAACCCCCTGGCGCCCCTGGACCCGATGCTACCCTCCAACGACTGGTCGTATTCAACACATGGCATGACGCACCCCACAGACGATCTCAATAGCTTAGGGTAGGAAGGGAAACCCTCGTGTCATTTCGATACGGATTACTGGTTTTGGAACCGCTTTGCCCTGACTGATATATGCAAACTAGCTCGTTGAATTGTATCTTGCTGACAAGGGCCTGTAGCTGTGTAGTTTTGTTAGTTTTTTAAGCCGTCTCGTGCCTCAGCAGGATAGATCAGGGGAACGCAAAACAGCCAAACAGGTCACATAGACGATACACCAAAAACCAGCCGCCAAATCCGCGATCTTCAGCTAAACAAAACACCAAAGACATGGAGATGATACAACGTGATAGCCAAAGGCTTTGAGACTCAACAACAGACGTTAATGGCGCATACCGTAATGATTGCTAGTCTGGAGGAGGAACTAGCCCGTCTGAAGAGagccaagaagaggaaggcaCTTTCGAATCCCAATAAACGGTTCATGACTCTTAGTGAGGCTCTAGCCTCTGGAGAAGCGGTTGCCGAAAAAGGAAGCGAAAGGAAGGATGTTGTCCTCAAGGCACTTCGTTCCtcaagttcctcaaggcatATCCGGCGGTCAGGAGAACTCGCCACTTGAATTAAGGGCGAGAGCAGGAAAATTGTCACTTTGGTTGACATGACCGTAACGTATTAGGGTTGAATTGACACAAAGACCTAGCTGGCTACTCAAATACTTGCAGAACCCTTATCTTCACCTTGTACACGATTGAAAGAGGACATCTTGGCGAATACCTTAGGAATGAGTATAAGTATCATAGCTAGTTAAGCCCACTCAATAACGAATGAGGTAACTCTGGTCTCTGAGTGAGATAGTAACAGCACTTCCCCGTCTTGCTTGATTTCTGCCAGTGGTTCAGAGCCAGAAAGCCCCGTGCTACTCCCCCAAGCAATTCGGGATCCATCACGTTTGAGAGTCCAGTTCCCCCTGCCAAACACTCGAGCTAAACCCACTACGCCTCTCGCCCCCTCCTCAAATGCCGCAACATCAAAGAGTAGAGCACGCTGAGTTGGGATATACACTGCACGGTAGACATCGATACTGAAGTCAATCTCGGTGAGCGCCGGTTCGTCGTAATGTTCACGATTCTTCGGGCCCCATGGTTGTTTGTAAAGCCTTTCAAATCCACCCGACACGTTCAACCGAGCGAGAGGGAAGAGCGCGTTCGACTGCATGGGGGTGCTCATCACATAGTAGCCGTCGTCATCGTACATGTCATCCCTTCGTGGGTAGGTGAGGCCACCGTTCTGATAACGAGGCGAGAAGTGTTTGTCCGCGTAGGCCAGCAACCGGTTCAGGGTATCCGTATCACCGACCTCAGCGGCCAAGGCGATCATCCAGCCAAACTCTCCGCTCTTTAAGAGTCCGGTGGTGTTCTTCGACATTCCTTCGACTAAGTTGACTTTCACCGACAGCGTTCCGTCTTCGTGGTGAATTAACGACCTTTGCCGCTGAGTGTCGTAGTTTTCTTTCACGAAGTCAGGGTTCCACGAGTGCATTAAAAGAGCGCACCACGCATCCATGCCAGTCCCAGGGCTCGGGACCACCATATTGTTGTGGGTGCCCACAAAAAACTGATAGCCCCCTTCAGCGTCGAGACTGCCTCCAAATTCCTTCCACGCTTTCACATAGCCTGTAGTGACCTCTTCGGCGGTCTTGCCACCGTGTAACTCATCGTTCAGGCGAAACCCGATGATGGGAGGTTGGTTGCAAATCTGGAACACACAGTAAGGTTCACAAGCGACGCCGAGATATCCGCTCTCGACCATATTCCAGTACACTCGGTCGTTGAGAGAGTTTTGGTCATACTCGAATCGAAAACCACCGGCATCTCCCCAAAAGAACGGGTCGTATTCCAATGTCAGTGAGCCGGGTTTTGTATAGCGGTCATCATcaaaaaggctattatatagcaGCGTCATAGTCTGCAAGTACGAGCTGTACATAATGTTGTCTTTCTCAATCGGGTTCGCGTCCGGTTCTTTCCTGGGTGTGTTGCCTACACCACCGCCTGTGCTAGCGTCACGCCAGTAGTACCAGACATCAGGGTGACACATCTTTTCGATCATGCGTTCTAGGGTGGGTTTGAACACTCCGGGAGCGGCTGGGAGACGGTGGAAATGCGCCAAAGCCAGCGTATATGCGCCGTACGCAATCTGGAAACGGTAGGCACCGAATCCGTCATTGAGATCGGTGGGACCCATCATGTTGGACCAGTCACCCTTGAGTTGCCTGGCTAGATTGCCGATGTGTCTGATACTAGCAGCCTGCTTCTTATCCAGTAACGCCAGACTTTCCTGCCCGACGATGCTCGAGCCAGGGCTGAGGCAATGCGGCGCAGGTGCACTCGTCGCTCCTCCGTTGGAATCCAGCGCCAAGACTTTGTGCAAACGCATGGCTGCCTCTTCTATGTCGAGACTATCGTTGAGATGGTCCACGAGACGGCCATCAGGGCCGAGTATGTATGTAATAGCTGTATGAGGAATGGTATAACCTTCGGGTACGCTGTCATCATTTTTCCGTTGAGCAAAGACCCGGAAAGCCTTTCGAGCCGAGTCGACTTGCCCCTTGGTTCCCGTTAGACCGGTGAAATACGGTGCACGGCTGGACAGAAAGGTCTTCATGACCTCGGGGGTGTCACGCTCCGGGTCGACTGAAATGTAAAGAGCATTGAATCGATTTGCAGCTGTTCCAAGACGGCTGAGAATCTCAGTCAATCGCTCAAGCGCCCTGGGGCACACTACTGCACAGTGGGTGAAGCCAAAGAAAATCAGAGTGTGGTTGCCGCGGAAATCCGTTTCGTGGACAGGG is a window encoding:
- a CDS encoding Ldi domain-containing protein, producing the protein MTVESSKPSFSLVDHNCRPVHETDFRGNHTLIFFGFTHCAVVCPRALERLTEILSRLGTAANRFNALYISVDPERDTPEVMKTFLSSRAPYFTGLTGTKGQVDSARKAFRVFAQRKNDDSVPEGYTIPHTAITYILGPDGRLVDHLNDSLDIEEAAMRLHKVLALDSNGGATSAPAPHCLSPGSSIVGQESLALLDKKQAASIRHIGNLARQLKGDWSNMMGPTDLNDGFGAYRFQIAYGAYTLALAHFHRLPAAPGVFKPTLERMIEKMCHPDVWYYWRDASTGGGVGNTPRKEPDANPIEKDNIMYSSYLQTMTLLYNSLFDDDRYTKPGSLTLEYDPFFWGDAGGFRFEYDQNSLNDRVYWNMVESGYLGVACEPYCVFQICNQPPIIGFRLNDELHGGKTAEEVTTGYVKAWKEFGGSLDAEGGYQFFVGTHNNMVVPSPGTGMDAWCALLMHSWNPDFVKENYDTQRQRSLIHHEDGTLSVKVNLVEGMSKNTTGLLKSGEFGWMIALAAEVGDTDTLNRLLAYADKHFSPRYQNGGLTYPRRDDMYDDDGYYVMSTPMQSNALFPLARLNVSGGFERLYKQPWGPKNREHYDEPALTEIDFSIDVYRAVYIPTQRALLFDVAAFEEGARGVVGLARVFGRGNWTLKRDGSRIAWGSSTGLSGSEPLAEIKQDGEVLLLSHSETRVTSFVIEWA